In the genome of Brachypodium distachyon strain Bd21 chromosome 3, Brachypodium_distachyon_v3.0, whole genome shotgun sequence, the window CCCGACAAAAAGCTCGAAAGCCCGAAGCCCGACAATGACAATATACTGGTTTGTAAATCTTAATAACACAGCTAACAGTTCAACAATTAACACAACTACAGAATTACATGCATAATAAGCCTCCTCCATACGCTGTAGCCGAGCCACACATGTAAATCTTAATAACACAACTAACAGTCCAAGTGTCCAGCACCAACACCATACCACACATTGACAGACACATGCATAAAAGTTCAGTTTCATCTAATGTCCAGCACTCTAGCACCAAGGCCATAAATTAACTACTACAAGTTATATCTTCTTCAATAACAGGTCACAAATCACAAAATAAAGTTCCATCTTCCAAAACACAGGTTCACAAATCACAAACAACATGTAAAAAGAACCATTTTGTAGCatcaacagcagcagccaaCACCATCTTCTTCAACAAGAGATCAGCAGCCATCATCTTTAGAATCTGATGAGAGCTCGTTGTCATTACGATTGGCATTTGAAGATTGCCCTTGCTTTTCCCTTTCCTCTTCCCCACCTACAATTAAAAGAGTAAGAATTAAATTCACCCTCATGTGAGCAATGAAGTAAACATGCAGATTATGCGAGTAGAAACATTGAAAGAGTAACAATTATATTACAACAACAATACTAGTTACCTACCCATTTAATGTGGTACCAATCCTGTAGACACATTATAGCTTCAGCCGTCTTGGGCTTGAGTGATGCTCGGTTAACGGTAATGACTTTACGACTCATACTAAAAGCTGATTCTGAAGCTACACTTGACACAGGAACAACTAGAACATCACGAGCCATGGCTGCTAGCTCAGGATATCGCATGGATGACTTGCTCCAATACTCCAAAACATCCAACTTCTCATTCAAGCCTCTAGCCGGTTCATCCAAGTACATATCTAACTGTGACCTCTCTTCATGCGTTCGGCTAGTGCTCATAAACTGTTCATAGTCATTAAAAAACCCAGAATTACCAACATCACTGTCACAAGTAGCAACACTAGATGAAGACATGTTGGCAGAAAACCCTCTATATTCATCAAAAAGATTGACCAAAGTAGCTCTAACTTCAGCTAGTCGGCGTTGGGCTTCATCCCTTTGATAGAGTTTGTTGTAGCAATATCTTATAAAGCCCAATTTATAGCGGGGATCAAGAACAGCAGCACAAGATAAGAACACACTATAATCAGCCCAATACTTATCAAACTTTGTTTTCATATCAGTCAACATTGAAGCCATGAACTGTTGCCTAGCAGCATGTGCCTCCAATAAACGAGTGTGCACCATGAAAACACACTTAAAGTACAGATTGGAAGTATGATATTTTGTGCCAGAAAATACCAATGTCACATCATAGAAAGTCTCCAAAAAACTATGCATTGTGGCAAGCTTATCCCACTCATCAGCAGTTGGTAAGAAATGTGACTTGAAAATGCTATCCCTTTCGGCAAACCATGCAAAAACAGATTTGAAGTATAAAGCTGTTCCAAGCATAGTGTAGGTTGAATTCCAACGGACGGGCATATCAACTTTCAATTTTCTTGTGGCATTCAATCTAAAAATTGATGTGGCAGCTTCATAGAAAGTGTGCATCCTATTACCAGAAGATTTAATGTATTGTATGCCATCTCTAAGTTTCCCCGCACAAGTATCAATCAATTTCAAACCAGCTTGAACAACTAGATTCAATATATGTGCACAACACCGAACTTGAAAGAACATGCCAAAGAGAGGTAAAGCACCTTTGGGCAGCAAGTGACTTCTCAATGATTCAATCATCTTGTCATTATATGAAGCATTATCAAGAGTCATACACATCATTTTGTTGTCCAATTTCCACTCACGAAAGTACAAATAAACCTCATCAGCAATAGTTGCCCCATCATATGGTGGATTCAGTTTTTTGAACCATATTATCCTCTTATTCAGCTTCCATGAATCATCAATATAATGACAAGTGATGCAAATGTAGCTAAGCTTTGTGACATCAGATTTCCAATTGTCAGTGGTGAAACTAACCCTGCTAGGACAAGTGTGAATAATCTCCATCAAGTCCTTTCTATCTCTTTCAAACATTGACATGATATCCCTTTTTATGGTGTAACGACTAACGTTCTTGAACTGAGGATAAGCTTTACTCATCATAACTCTATAGCCAGGTTCTTCTACTACGGAAAAAGGATGAGagccaccaaaaaaaaaaaaaagctatcaCTGTTCTCACTGCTTCAGGATCATACTTGCCATGTTTTAAACTATTAAGACCCATCATCATTCCTTTCAGGTTTCAAGAAATAAGTGTTGACTTCATTGTTCTCATGAGGGTGAATATTCTTAGTATGCCTTAGCAGATGAGAAGTACCATTTTTAGAACTACCTTTTAGTATCTTATGGCATGTATTACACTCATCTAT includes:
- the LOC112268559 gene encoding zinc finger BED domain-containing protein DAYSLEEPER-like isoform X1 — protein: MPVRWNSTYTMLGTALYFKSVFAWFAERDSIFKSHFLPTADEWDKLATMHSFLETFYDVTLVFSGTKYHTSNLYFKCVFMVHTRLLEAHAARQQFMASMLTDMKTKFDKYWADYSVFLSCAAVLDPRYKLGFIRYCYNKLYQRDEAQRRLAEVRATLVNLFDEYRGFSANMSSSSVATCDSDVGNSGFFNDYEQFMSTSRTHEERSQLDMYLDEPARGLNEKLDVLEYWSKSSMRYPELAAMARDVLVVPVSSVASESAFSMSRKVITVNRASLKPKTAEAIMCLQDWYHIKWVGKRKGKSKGNLQMPIVMTTSSHQILKMMAADLLLKKMVLAAAVDATKWFFLHVVCDL